One segment of Pseudophryne corroboree isolate aPseCor3 chromosome 3 unlocalized genomic scaffold, aPseCor3.hap2 SUPER_3_unloc_16, whole genome shotgun sequence DNA contains the following:
- the LOC134983490 gene encoding gastrula zinc finger protein XlCGF17.1-like translates to MKAEDTEGEEEMYVRGDQQCMEEEIPTDISTDGHTSRNISEGHLMLSLDSEITDNDSRQDSPGANPITPIIHPALSADPSDPGKCSPDHSDIGASVTALRVDTVFPCSIDAKYFTQNTKRITNQPAKAGKKPFPCFECGKCFTYKSNLVTHKRTHTGEKPYSCSECRKCFAQKSALVEHERSHTGEKPYSCSECRRCFATKSHLVIHQRSHTGEMPFSCSECGKCFATKSHLVLHQRSHTGEKSYSCSECGKCFAQKSNLVRHQRSHTGEKPYSCSACKKCFAQKSDLVTHQRSHTGERPYSCSECGKCFAQKSNLVTHQRSHTGEKPFSCSECGKCFAWKSQLVTHQRFHR, encoded by the coding sequence atggacacacaagcaggaacatctcagaaggacatctaatgttatccctggattctgaaataaccgataacgacagtagacaggattctccaggagctaaccccattaccccaattatacatccagctctatcagctgatccctctgatcctgggaaatgttctcctgatcactctgatattggtgcatctgttacagctctgagagtagatacagtgtttccctgttctatagatgccaaatattttacacagaacacaaagcgtattaccaatcagccagctaaggcaggtaagaagccatttccatgttttgagtgtgggaaatgttttacatataaatcaaatcttgttacacataagagaactcacacaggtgagaagccatattcctgttctgagtgtaggaaatgtttcgcacagaaatcagctcttgttgaacatgagagaagtcacacaggtgagaagccatattcctgttctgagtgtaggagatGTTTTGCaacaaaatcacatcttgttatacatcagagaagtcacacaggtgagatgccattttcctgttctgagtgtgggaaatgttttgcaacaaaatcacatcttgttttacatcagagaagtcacacaggtgagaagtcgtattcctgttctgagtgtgggaaatgttttgcacagaaatcaaatcttgttagacatcagagaagtcacacaggtgagaagccgtattcctgttctgcgtgtaagaaatgttttgcacagaaatcagatcttgttacacatcagagaagtcacacaggtgagaggccgtattcctgttctgagtgtgggaaatgttttgcacagaaatcaaatcttgttacacatcagagaagtcacacaggtgagaagccattttcctgttctgagtgtgggaaatgttttgcatggaaatcacaacttgttacacatcagcgatttcacagatga